A region of the Salvia splendens isolate huo1 chromosome 11, SspV2, whole genome shotgun sequence genome:
GAGACTGCTATTTATTGatggactaaaataaaaaaataaaacggaAGTAGTATAATTTAAACATCATTAGTTACTTATGTAACACCAAAATATAAGTATTCGACCAATGTGAAAAATATGAAATGCATGTAACGGTTTTAATGGTTTTTGCCTTAATCATGTTTATGTGATATTGGCTTTTGTGTCTTTGGAGCCATTTCGAAAATGACTTTAAAACTACTTTAATTGATCAATATCCAACAAACTCAAATGACCTAATTATATATACaaactataaaatttaaaattattctaACTAATAAAGactgaaaatgaaatttaagaaTAATAGATTGATTTATGATGAGTTATGTTTaattatctcttttattttggTGTTATGTGTTTTGAAGGTGAATTACCACATAACACCAAAATTGATCACAGTGGTCTCCCCAagtgcatttttttaattttaaaaattcttgaaattcatttttcactagtaatattttaatacttttttatttcttttttattttattaattaagcaGATATTAAACTTATGCCCaagtaaaaatatattatattcttATAGGATAGATGAAATATATTTTACCTATATTACTTTTAAAgtctaatttaaattattaaaattgagGAAAATAAGACTAGTTCGTATTAGGACAACATAGTTTTACactaattttatttgaatagttttacactaattttatttgaaaaacagtcatattttcaaatctaatatattcatcaaaataaatttttttatctatttaaggCTAGTTTCTCTTATTAATGATATTTTAACtaacttttttattaattttgtacaGTGTAAGTCATTCGTTTTCTTACTCGAAACagtgtaaaaataaataacaaaatattgtGATCTTTTACCAAAAATAATCGTGTGAATTTGTCTTGTTtgatggaaatatttttattgtctATCACCTCCTTCACTTAATTATTTACTACTCCATTCTTTATTCTCCATTCTTTATTCCTTGGGACAACTAAAAATCAATTCTATTTCATCCcaatctctctctatatattcGACCAACGATGATCACTACCACCATCAACAAAACTCAAACCCTTGTCATCACATCCAATTTTGAGATTCTCTAACATCATAATCATCATGTGCTTCAAATCTTGCAAGAGTTCTCCACCGTTGAGACCTACACCACCACTAAACCCTAAAGCTCAAGAATGGCGCCCAAATAGACTCAACCATATCCCCTCTCCTCCTCACAAACTGCTATGGCATATTCCTCCTCACTGCTATCAATACCATCCCATGCCTTACCTTCAACGCACATTGCCTCACTTCATCTACCACTCCTTTCCGCCGCCCATCCCCTTTTGCGGCCAGGGGAGGAATGCTTCTGAGAAATTGGATTGCTCCATGGTTAAACAAGCCTTCAAATCAGGTGTATCTAAGCCAGCCAGGAACAAAGAGGCTTCTCTTCTCACTCATCACGTTTCATCATCCTCATCAAGAACCACTGTTATGGTGCGAAACATTCCTAATCAGTTAAGGTATATTTCTCctcatttttatttatctcaATTTTCACTTTCTATAAATTTGTCACTTTAGTCAATAGCTGCAACCCTAGTATCAGTAAGTTTAAACATTATTTTTTCCGACACCTACAAATTGCTTTCCTGGAACGATTCTGGGATTTTAGGACAAAGAGTTCTAGTAAAATTGTAATGACATAAATGCTAATTTGGCTTTATTTCTACCATAATGCACTATTTTACTGTTTGAGGAAAATTCTGTTTCACtggaataaaaataaattaaaagggtgaatttttcctttttttggtaATACCGATGATGGTTAATGGTAGCCGCTTAATCTCCAATCTCATAAATATTCTGTTTCAAATGTCATTTATTATCATAAGAAATGATTACTACTAGCATTTTAGGAGATCGAGACTCTTCATTTCCAATTCTATGCCACCTGTTATATATGTCATGCACcgtgtgaattttaattatgtgacgCAAGTGATTTAATGCAGGTTTTCCTAGCTTGTAGGTGCTCATTATTTAGAAGATGAATTTACTCTTCAGGATCAGTGTCtttgaaatcaaattttaaattccatATCAACTaagaataattttataatttggtGATTTTTCATGATTGTGTAAATGTGTTAGGAGGGAGTTCATGCTCGAGTTTCTGGATAGCTACTGCACCCCACACTCTTTGGAGTATGATTTCATGTATCTCCCAATGGATTTTAGGTAACCTGTTTTTTTAATTGCTGCTATAAATCactattattgttttattttgcaattaTGATGGAAATATTCCACTTTAAATAATGTTGTCATGATTTGGACTCCAATTTTCTCataattaaattggaattgaTAGGAGTAAGGACAATCTTGGGTATGCGTTCGTGAACTTCACAAAGGGTGGAGATGCTTTGAAGTTCAAGAAAATAGTTCAGGGTTACAAATGGGGACCTTTGAAAACGGACAAGGGTATCTTCACTTCTAGGAAAACTTGTGCCATAACATGGGCAAGAATTCAGGTACAATTAATAAGtgtacattaattaattttaattatagttactTATCTGCAGTTTGATACACAATTAATTGAAGTACCATATGATTTTGTAGGGCAAAGAGAGGCTGGTGAAAAGGTTCGAGAGCTCCACCTTTGCTTGCGACAATCTCGAATTCTTGCCTGTGGTGTTCGATCCACCGCGTGGTGGATCCATCGCTACTTCTCCGGTGGTCGTCGGTAGACTGATCAACCAAGTGATGAGTTAATTAGTGTTTCTTACTAATTAGTAGAGTGTCTCCCTCATGATGAGGTTTAGGTAATGTAGGTTGTTGTGTGTGGGTATGGAGTTTGCTTGTAGGAAAAATGTTGGGTGATTTGCTTGCGTAATGGTTGGGATATTTGTCCAGTGATTTGACAAGGCTGTGTTTTCGTAATCTCcctcaaattttgaattaatttgtgGGGTGATACGGAAacattgttttgttttatttgctgGAAATTGGAAATCTCCTGACCTTGTAATATTAGCAACCTACTGTTGTTTATGTGAATGCACTATGTGTTTGATCCTATAAAATTATAATGTGTTGTAGTCTTGGTATTATTTGTTTATGTTCTTGGTAAAACAATATTCGGTTCATTGCTATTCGATCTTCTATTAGGTTGTACTAACTTGTAATAATACCATTCTTATTCTTTTTGTctgaaatattaataaattaaaaagtccTGAATTTATTCATGTATTGTTTTAAAAGTGTATTCGCAGTAGTACTTGGTGCGGGAGTGTTGCGGGTCATGGGTGGATCCACTGTATGGTTTGATaccaaattaaatattttgatggtatatacttatttttaattctattaaaattttaaatttcttcttattaattttgtaattttagtaCGTGAATAGGAAAACGTTAATATACAATCATAGTAATCATCACAAATTCCCTCCAAACAACAAAAAAGGCTCAAATTAAACGAAAAGGCTGAATTCACCACAGTATCAGAAAAAAGACACTTAAGTTGAGAGCATCAGAATGGCGTGGAATTCCCGGCAGAATTCTCCGCGGaattctcaaaaacacctcctgcaacgtcatacggacttcctaCTGCACTGCCACGTAATAAGGAATTCTCACTGCACAGTGACGGACATCTCGAAGGACTtcacacaattaaaaaaattcacaaattcataaattaaacaatttccgaaagtaagaaatttacggaattaaatagtcgacacgaatacggagaaaatgcaacaactttatttaaaaaaaacatacttcattataaaacaaaaatacataattactaaaaaaattacattattaaaataaaaacaggCTTCTCACTCCTCGTAttccccgccgccgccgccaccccccTCGCCGTCACCGTCCGACATGTCTCTGAACCCCAAATCGCGCTGCATACTGTTGATCAGGGGTTTAAGCGACCGCTTGTAATGGGGGTCGGTCGAttggcgccattcaaccattgcacgtaacaaggtttcatgtgccgcgatgcgggcgaatgagcggttctcgggatcgttttgggcgggtgctgccgattgggcctcgggGATCCGCTGGTGCTTCCCCTCGCCATCCGCGACGcggacttttgcccaaccgggcgacggcattttgaactggaggtagctttggctctCCGCTGTGAGCCTTtccccctggcggtttgaactgaaggtagctttggctaatgcgccaccacatccggtcgatgtgctggttcgccccgacgtaaggatcctccactatactgatcctCGCCTTCaccagcgcgacgcactcgtcCATGATCCAGACGGTCCTCCTGTTCCCGCTGGATCCCTTCCCCACCTCAGCGGCCCCCTCCTCACCACCGTACATTGGGacgccccgtcccctgcccctcctTCGCCCTGGCCTCCCCCTGCTCACTGTCGCCGGTGGTGCGTCGGTGGGAGAATCCCAGATCGGagaaagccccaactcctcgaGTGAGAACGTGTCattgccagtgaactgagtctcgagaggagaacTCGTCGGGTTGTCagtcgacagtaaatccatatagggccgatagacgttgtccaccggcgattgggggaccccctgcctactccccccCGCAGCGACATGCgatccctgcatcatcccgggcatcatcatccccggcatttggggcaacattccgggcatcattccCGACACCAATGCtagtacatgttgtagtacccggacATCATTCCCGATGGCATTTGAGATTGGGGTATCATCCCCGATATTCCAGCACTCCCCGGCATTCCGGCACTCCTGCCGACAGGAAAATAAGGCGCCGGTGACTCGCTAGTGGCGGGGGAATTGCTATCGTGGTGCTTcattgttcttcgaaagaaagatatttttagagagagagatactcgttaatacaagtggtgtgaattaaatgaagttcaacgggacgtatttatagaaattaaaaaaaaccatttaatgcaataaacgagaattctgcgcggacgtccgtgggagtcaacgcaatggcggacgtccgagCGGCGTCGCGAAGGAATTCCGCGTAAACGCtgcggaactgcggtgtcctcggcggaattccgtatccgtgcataccatgcacaatgacggacatccgcCGCGGAATTACGGCACGTCGGTCGGAATTCccccgggacgggcgccattgctgatgctatGAGAACAATATAGTCTTGTGATTTTGGggtattaaaattgaaaattgaaaattgaaatgagTTTATTAATGTCTGAAGCAGTACACGAGTACATCAAATGGTAGTTTTATGGCATCGTTAaatatttctaaaaatggaagcCATCCAGATTTGGGATGGACAAGTATGTACACCACTGAGCCTAACcaataaaaaacacatacaTCATTCATTACTCCTTAAATACAGAATCTCAGACCAACAAATTTCTTCACGTGCGCCGGTAGTCGGAATTGAACGCGAGTCCTCCTGGTATATCAACTCCCTCATCTGATCTTCCGTGAGAGCGTGTGCTGCTCAAAGTCGAAGCTGAAAGGGCTCAAACAAGTGGGCTCGTCACTGATGTCGTGGAGTGAGTTCAGGTACGGATGGGCTAATGCACCTTCAACTGGAAGCCACGGCGGATATTCACCACAAACAACAAGAAACAATTTGATTAAGGCAACATGGAGAGTGAAGCaaacaattactactacttttaGGAAGTGTTTGATTTGGGCAATAGATTGGATAGAATCAAACAAACTCAAATTTTTTCAATCTATCTAACCTATCATCCAATGTAAACGTGCTCCCTTATACGATGATTAATACAGCTTCTAACCTGTGATCCATTGCCTAGGATCAAATGTCAGCATCTTCTCGACGAGATCAACAGCAAGGGGGTTCACCTGAGGGAATTTTTCGGTGAATGATTGTCGACGATAAGGAGGGAGTTGCCTGATGTATCGTTTTGCATTTTCATTCAGAAGACCTAACTCAGCCTCTGTTGGAGTACCAATCAGCTGCAAAGCAAGCAAGTAGTCACACTTAAGATGAGTAATTAGCTTGAAACGAATTTTAAGAATACGTCGTGACAGCAGTGATACAGCATCAATGGCGTGTAAGCCAGACATCAGTACAAATAAGTAAAATCCATCAATCTTCCCCCCCTGACGGAGCCTAACCCTGACATGGTTTTCAAAGAGTCGCAGTTCTAATTTCCAAGAGATATGATCCATAAGTGCATTCCAAAAGCACGgataactaatatatatataggtgataATCAAATGCATTCATTCCAACAAAAGAGTAAGTATGGACGAGCAAATCCCCTTCAACGAAACCTAACATGTTACACGGCCACCTAATGTACCCACATTCATAGCAGATGAAAAATGCAACGACGATAGCAATAGACATGCAACACCAGGCTGACTGTTAATTGAACAAATTGATCTCGAAGAGTGACTACAGTtgagaaaattttaattaaaaaagtaatGAGGCAAAGTTCTTCTGCAACATTATTTACAGAATCAACTCAATATATTCTTTATTTCAATGGAAGATGCAAAATCTAAGATGTATGTGCAGTTTCCAGAAGGCAAAAGAAAGATAGTCATACTTTCACATACAAATACTAAAAGGCAACCCCATGCTAGGGAATAGAATGACTCACAAATATAATCCACTGAACTAAATTTGACTTTATCTGAAATTAGATTTTAGATACACAAGAGAGATACCTCTATGAGCAGGCGTAACTGGTGCACATGATCTCTACCAGGGAACAATGGCTTCCAGTCCAACAATTCCATAAAAATGCATCCCACTGACCATATATCAATGGCTGCAGTGTAATCAGTTTCAGATGTGACGACATATTCAGTCATAAAATCAGTTTCAGATGTGACTCGTGCCAACCCAAAATCACATATCTTTAGGTCACAATTTGCATTCAAAAGAAGATTGCTTGGCTTTAAATCCCTGTGTAGAACATTTGCAGAATGTATGTACTTCAACCCACGGAGGATTTGATACAAAAAGTACTGCAAAAATGAAGATATGAGTTACTTTGCCATCAAATCTCTAACAATGAATGCATAAATTTCTTCCAAAAAACTAAGTGCCACCACAGACACAGGTCAGCCCCTAATTTTTCTTCAATCCTGATCCCTTAACCCTTACATGAAAACCACAACTACAACTTTGGTTTATATATAAGAATACGGAAACACCAACTTATTCACAGGCACAAGCACATACAACTATAGTACATAGTTGGGGAAGAGGGCGGGTAGGGGCGGGGAAGTTCTCCAAGTGGGTAATGGTCTAATAGAGAATCTTTCATCTTTCTTGTAAGTGCAGAAAGTTATGGCATGAAAGATGGCTATGAAAATATCGACCAACATAATAAAAGCTAGATAAAGTGAAAGGAAAGTGATCAACTTAAATTCCTACTCCTTCCGTCTACCATTTAAAGAGCCATTTTGAATCGACATGGGTgggttttaataaattgtttgattttgtgaagaaaaataaatggagaaagtgagtggaatgtgagacccatttaaagtattagttttatattggattgcgagtgtaaaaagttggtggaatgtgaggtccgcATACTAAAAACGGAATAAAGTAAATGGCTATATAAATTGTTGACaacccaaaatggcaaaatagttatttaaaagatggacagagggagtactatttattaatCAACTTTAATCCCACTTGTGCCCCATTCACCCTGCTCGCCACAGCCACCTAGGAGCGATGGCAGCAGCGCCTCAAGCGCCCAGAGCCCCAAGCGCGATTTTAACAACACTGGGTGAAGTTAGAGTGCAATCGGTTGGGGAGGTCTCACGGACGAGGGATGCAATTTTGGAGaaacttcattttcatttagAACTAGCACTACAGAGGATGGTTACGGAAGCTAACAAACATAGAAGTGACTTGCAGATTGACATGGGGGAGTTGGTCTATATTAATATTGTTAGGGGCGCGCCTGCTGTAGCCCCAAGGTGCTGAGGTGAGCAGGGTGCAAGGGGCGCAGCTGGGGCGATGGTGTGCGAAAGAAAGAAGATAGGCTcatatttattgttatttacATCTAATTAATGTGCCCTTTGATATTGTCAATAACAACCTAATTAACAGCCTTTgtccaattaaaaaaaaaccttgCCTTTTGAAACTAAGGCTGCCTTTTAAACTATTAATATCGTTTGATATTAACTAttaaatgtactccctccgtttcctcATAGTTGTAATATAGCTAATTTAAATTGTTTGTGCGCATCATTATATTAGGTAAAAGGAATGATTCCAAGTTCCAACTTGAAGATACAGTAAATATACTACTAACAATTAGTAGTTCAGAAAAAAGTCATCTCATACTCCTACCTGTTCATCATTTTTGCAAAAGTAATCAAGGTAGTATTTAGTAACACTTTTATTTAAGATTGAACTTCCTTCTTTAAAACTAAGGAATAGAGAGTATAGTACTGATTTTAATCTCTAGCTACAACAGTAACAGAAAAAACTATTAAGCTGTACAATATATATTGATAAATCCTATCCAGAAAGAAGACAATAGGGTGAAAGAGTAACTAAAAAGGGCCAGTCTTTCTTAAAAAGGACACTAAAGCTTGACTGTATCTCTTATCATGAATCAAAAGAAAAGCCAAGAACTTATGATGGACAAATAAAGTTCATACAAGACTTGTTCTATTCAGCTAATCAGCCATCCGTGTCACACTCGTTCACACTTACATTTATGGTTCGTATTCCAATTTTTCCACACATTAAAAGGAAAACTTGTTAGCTTATACTCACCACAGGTCCATAGCCATTAATTGGGAAGGTTAGGCATAATTACTGAACAAAAGTTAGAAGGAAAGATGTTCCTTTCTGGAAACAAAAAAAGCAAGCTTTCACTATTTTCAACAATAATCATCTTCatttggaaattatttttcAGCTATTACTAAAACTCATACATCAAACAGTAGCAGAACCACCCAAATCAAGATCGAAGAAGCAAAATGCACAGCCAGCAATAGttagaaaacaaataaaagtcATAGAAAAGGAAAACTTACATTCAATTGAAGCTCCCGGCTCCCaaagaaaaagtaaacaaaaaaaacacactaaCATTTTCATGATCCATGTGACGCAAAAGCTTGATTTCACGCAGAGTCCTCTTCGCATCGATTTTATTATCAAAAGCATTAGCTATCTTATTAATAGCCACGTGCTCACTCGTCTCCGAATTCACAGCCGagctacaaaaaaaaaaagaaaaatcataaaaatcaaTCTCAGCTACAACGTAAACACGGAAGAAATAGAGGATTTTCGGTTACCAAGCGATGCCGTATGCGCCCTTTCCTATGGGCATGATTGGGGGTTTGTATCTGGAGGTGACCTCGAATACGTTGCCGAAGATGTTGTACTGGATGAAGCGACCGCCGCAGGTATTTGATCTGCCGGTGGCGCCGGCTGTTGCTGCGGCTCCGCCTCCAACATCTCGTCGTCGGCCGGCCGATCCCCGCCCACCATTGTCAGTTATAGAAACAAAAAGATGGTATActaaaaaatgagaaacaacaaaatgtatgtatatttatttatcattaattttgtttaattagaAAGAACAAATTATTACGGGTTTTTAGGATTATAATTAAAGGAAGTATATGATTTAGAAGTTCTAAAATAATCCAGTGTTTAATGATTTGTGTTGTACTATTAAAGGCGATTCAATACCTAACACTTTACTACTCAAATTATTTGTTGTTTCGAACTGGCTAATAAACTAAACTCCAATTAAAGTTTGTTTTAATTAGTCAAGTGAAAGCTCAAGCATGAacattagaccatccacaatggtGGCGGAAGAGTCGgcgtccgtccgcgccgctggcacggtggTGTCTCGCCCCCGCTGTGCTCGCGCCAGCGAGCAGGACGCGTGGAGTtgggcgattgggcaacggcataatCATTgcctttaaatgtttttttatttaaaatcgatttttaattaaaaaaaccgataaaaattaaaaaaaaattcactttccaaaaaaaatatatccgtttattaccgttttttacacctttttaatttttaatattagccaataattatgcaatttttaatttttaggagtttaattatgtaatttttaatttttagtattttaattatgtaatttttaatttttaggattttaattatgtcttttttattttatttgtaatttgtaatatttattgtggttttttaatgaattttagtattatggaaatatttttgtttaattgaattttaaattaattgtgttcgtccttgcggaagagcatagctgtgggtgttgtgctcttgtcagAGAGtgggcagaaaaagtggggccggacccacaaccgtgccgctggcaagagcacggttgtggatgctcttataggcTCATTTATCTTTTAGGGGCCGTTTGGTACCCCACCCATACCATACAGTACTCGACTCATTGATCGATTGCTCCGTTAGTCGAACATGGCGGCCAATCCTTCAATAGTACTAATACTGATCATTTTGGCTAGCTTTGCTTTTCAGGTGAAAGTGTTGCAATAGCTTCTCTGATTTGGAAAGTTAACCTTTATAACAATGCGATTTCCTCAGGCTATGAAGATGGGATATCATATGGCCGTATTCTTGTTTtgatttcttgtttttttttttatttttgcttcattggttcaattttgatttaagaatatttatattattgtgtgATTTATATGTCTATAACGAATTAGAATTCAACTGTAAATTGCTCTCTCTTACCTCATTATTCGGTATATGTAAGTTCACACTAGAGAAATACCAGCATTCAATAGTACATTAAAAAGACGATTTCTAGCCATTAGATTTGAGACTGAATGGTTCAGAGTTGGCTACATTCGTAACCTATGAATATCAGTTCAATTATCAACGAGTATCTACAAAAGATTATGTAAAAACAACATTGACGATTTTATGTACTCCAAGTGATATTTTTCAGTTTTGTTTTGGGATTTGTTTCCCACTACGCTTGATTCTAATCAAATTCACGCTCACTCGATCTCTTGTTAGTCTCTTTTTCTCCTATCTCTCTCTTGTTCGTCTATCTCACATAATCCCTAGTTCTTCGACAATATGTGGCAAACCTAGGTCGATGTGGATTTTGCACTAGAATTTCTCCATATGTCGGTTAATTTATATCTTTTGTTAATTTTGATAATGAATCT
Encoded here:
- the LOC121755142 gene encoding protein terminal ear1 homolog — translated: MCFKSCKSSPPLRPTPPLNPKAQEWRPNRLNHIPSPPHKLLWHIPPHCYQYHPMPYLQRTLPHFIYHSFPPPIPFCGQGRNASEKLDCSMVKQAFKSGVSKPARNKEASLLTHHVSSSSSRTTVMVRNIPNQLRREFMLEFLDSYCTPHSLEYDFMYLPMDFRSKDNLGYAFVNFTKGGDALKFKKIVQGYKWGPLKTDKGIFTSRKTCAITWARIQGKERLVKRFESSTFACDNLEFLPVVFDPPRGGSIATSPVVVGRLINQVMS